Part of the Limihaloglobus sulfuriphilus genome is shown below.
AAATGCTGGAGACAAGTCCCGGGCCAAGCTCTACACTCAGCGGAGCTCCGGTGTTTTTGACCGGCTCTCCCGGTCCGACACCGGTAGTATCTTCATACACCTGTATGCTGGCACGGCCGCTGTCAAGCTCTACGATCTCTCCGATCAGATTGGCGTCGCCCACGCGAACGACATCATACATCTTGGCGTCTGTCATCTCATCGGCCAGTACTACCGGCCCTGAAACCTTAATTATTTTACCCTGTCCAAGTTCTGCCATATTATTACCTTTGGGGTTTATTGTTTTTCGTTTATCAAATCTTAATTGTATAGCCGCAAAACCTTCTGATAAGATTTCCGTTTGGCGGCATTAAATTTTATTCCTGTAAAATATCTATCCCTGTAGCCATCTTCAGCAGTCTGCCCAGCTGTTTCTGGGAGTAGCCTTCCGGTTCTGTCGTAAAGGGTACCACAACAACGCAGGGCAGGGGGTCTTTCTGGATTTCTTCGAAAATTTCACGTGTCTGCTCGGCTATGTTTTCAGCAACAACCACAAGGGAGTATTTTGCTTCTAATATCTGACGTGCTTTTTCTGCCGGCTCGTCCGTATCGGGCTCTACCGGATACGTTTCGAGCCCGAGTGCGGAGAAGGGCATTACAAAGTCCCTGCTGCCGATAACCGCTGCGTTGTTTTTTGTATTTGCATCAGTCATTTTTGTTTCCAAGCCTCTCGAGAATTGTTCCAGAATCCAGCATATTGCGTTTTGCCGTTAATATCATCCTGACATACCGGATTTCCTGCTGCTGTTTCCAAAGCCATGCTATAAGCGGCTGCTCGCCGGCGGTAACCAGAAGAGCCTGTTCGAGAAATGCCCCGATATGTTTTTCGCAAAGGGCCTCCAGCAGGTTAAACGAATCATGTTTGCTGTAATACTCAACACCCTTTTCAACAAGCCGTTCGTAGGGTGTCGGCATAAAGACAGAGGCAAACTGCTCTTCGCCCAGATCAAGAGCGTGTTTGAATAGATCGCTGTCAACAAATCCGTTTTCTATAAAGAGTTTCTCGTCAAGTGTTTCCGCTGCTTTTTGCCGAAGCAGTGTGCGGATATTGTCCAGATCTGTTTTGAGCCTTGTCAGGCTCATCAGGAATACAGAATTTATCTTGAGAGCCAAATCTATCTGGTATTGGGCGATGGCTTTGTCAATGACATTATCTATCCGCCGGATGTCTTTTTCTTCATAGTATGCCAGTATCGCGTTTTCCGCGGCCAGTTTAACATGCTCCGGCAGCTCGAAGAAATCTTCCTGTTCAAAAATCGGCTCAAAATTTTCCGCGGAGATGTTCCCGCCCGGGGCATAGTCGCTGCCGGCCGGTTTGTCATTCACAATCCGGCGGAGAACAAGCCTGAGATTTGTGAAGTCTGTCAATGTTCTGCAGTAGAGGCTTAGATTGTTATCAACACAAAGTTTCTCGAAGGTGCCGCGAACGTAATCACGCCTTGCGATAAGGACATCTTCCAGCTCCTTGAGGTTATTTATCCCGGAGCTGACCTGATAATGAGTCCCGCTGAGCAGTTCGGCCGCGGATTTGAAATCACGGGCATTTGCCATGTCGTTGAGCACACTGGCAGGCAGCGAAGATGTTTCCATGCCCCGTACCTGTGACGCGGCGAAAGTGTAACGCCAGTCCTCAGATCCAATTTCCGGATAATTGAGAATCCCAAATGTTTCAGGTAGAGAATTCATTATGAGAAAAGCTCTCCGGCAAGTTTCGGTTCCAGCTTCTCGCGTGCCGCCTGCATCAGCACTTCAAATGATACGTTTGTCCGGACTCCGCCTTTTGCAAGGATAAAACCTCCTGCGATGCCAGCTTTTTTATCTCTCAAAGTTATCTTTGCAGACTCGATTTGAGCGTTGATATCTTTTATAAAGTCCTCATTGATTCGTTTTTCCTCTTTGCCGATTATCATTTCGCAGTCGCCCTGAGGCCGGGCCGCCTTGACAAAAGAGCCTATCATTTCAAGGTATTTATCCTTGTCCATGTTTTTCAGCTCTTCGAGTGCGGCAGAGAATACCTGGTCGATTCCGTCTCGCTTTGCTTTCAAAATCATTCGTGCCGCGTCAATACGTCCTGATGCAAGCATCTGGCGTTTTTTCTCAGCAGCTCTTTTTTCGGCAATATCTTCGGTCTCAGACTTGTACTGCTCAATTTGGGCGGCGTATTTTTCTTTCATGCTTTCGAGCTCTTTCGAGTTCTCCTGCATGATTTTTTCCGCTTCGGCCCGTGCTTCGTCGAGTATTTTTTTTATAATCTTTTCGGCATCCATAGTCATTCACCAATTATCCTGTGTAAGCTGCCCAGTTGACACCCTTGAGTACCATTACGATCTGTATTACAAGTCCGAACAGTGCGTAGAGCTCAACCATAACCGCGTACATAACGCCGGCTTTGATGGACATTTCAGGGCGTTTTGCCGCCATCTGAATACCCGCGGCACAAACCCGTCCCTGATGGATTCCGCTGAAAAGACCGCTGAAACCCATGGCGACGCCGGCGGCGAGAATGATTATACCGTCGTACCAGCTTATCATCACCATTTCCCCTGCAAAGGCACCAAGGTTGAACATGATGAAGAAAGCACCCACAAGACCGTAGATGCCCTGTGTACTGGGCAGCGCAACAAGAATCAGGTTTGTAACATATCTCTCAGGTTTTTCTGTCAGAACACCCGCCGCCGCTCTGCCCGCGGCTCCAATGCCTATTGATGAGCCGGTGCCGGCTAAAAAGACAGATATTGCTACACCGATAAATGCTATTGCTAATCCAAGTTCCATAAAATTATTTCCTTTCTATAATTATTGCTTTATATGCTTTCTGTTTCTGTTATGTGTATGAATTTATACTGATTTTTAAATGGTGTAAATTCTTCGCCTCCGCCGTTGAAGAATTTAGGATAATATTCAACAAACTGAAGACGCATTGAGTGCACAAACGCGCCCAGCGAGGACTGAGCCATATTAAATAAGTGTCCGCCTATCAATACCAGTATCGCAAGAACAGGGCCGGCGTACGGCACATCACTGATAATACTTGCGATGATGTTTACCGCCAGTGCTATTCCGCCGGTGGCCATGCCCAGCGCCATCAGACGCAGGTAACTGAGTATGTCACCTATGTAGAATACCGCTGTAAACAAATTGTATCCGCCCATGCAGAGTCGTGCGGTGATGCCGCCTTCCCTGTGGCTGAACAAAAATATCCAGACCGCCGAGACGGCAGCTAAAACCTTCATCAGAGCTGCAGCACTCTTTGGAAGTATGCCGGCAAATGTCAGAGCTATGCAGATAAGCGAGCCTATCAGAACTATCCAGCTCAGCCGGTCGCAGACTGCCGCCCATAACCCCTCTCTGCGAAGGGCATTTACAAACCCGCAGCACAGGCCGAACATGATCTGTATCACACCCAGCGCGACGGAAATTGTCATGAATTTCATCGGGTCGCTCAGCGGCTCGAACCAGGTTATGCTCGTAATCGCCGAGCTGAGCCAGGTTATTTCGTATTTTACGGCCAGATCCATCAGGCTCGAACCGAACCAGCCGCCGGTTACTGCTCCGGCAAAGACTGTCAGCACGGAGCACATCAGCATTAAAATGATGAATTTCTTGTTCATCTGCATCTTGCGGATCAGCCATATAAACAGGGCGACCATTATCAGCCCGTATCCGGCGTCTGTCAGGCAAAGCGCGAAAAACAACGCGAAAAAAGGTGCCAGCAGCACTGTCGGGTCCATCTCGAGATAGTGCGGCATACCGTAGAGTTTTGTTACAACCTCAAAAGGTTCTATCAGACGTTTATTTTCTATCTCAATAGGGGGCTCTTCGCCCTTGGCCGGCTCAATTTCGCTTACAGTGCAGCCGTCGAAGGAGTTCAGCATTGCCTCGAGTTTTTCAAAGTCTTTTTTACGTGTCCACCCTTCGATGAAATATACCTTTTCAGAGACCGGCAGGTTCTGGTGGGTCTGGGCCCTGGCAAGCCTGTTGCTGAGGTAGTCGTAATATATCTGCACATCAAGCAGCTCTTTGGCGAGCTCTTGTGCCTGGTTTTTGAGTTTGCCCAGTTTGACTTCACTTTTGGCCTGCTCATTGAGAATCTCATTTGTCAGTTTTTCGATCGTACCCTTTTTGCCTTCAAAGAATACCTGATTGTAATCGAGGGCTCTGAGGTTTTTGTGGAGCTCGTCATTTTTGTCCGCAGGGCCGGCGAATATGCCGGAAACTATGTTGTTTTCTGAGCTTACCTCTTCGAATGCACAGCCAAGCTCGTCGCAGAGCTTTAGGGCTGTTTTCATGTGGCGTTTTGAGATTTGGGCCGGAAACGCGAAAAAATGCTCGAGTTTTGTAAACGTTTCCACCGGCTCTTTGAGGTTTTCCCACGGTTCCAGGTACGCTATGTGTTCGCCGCACTCATTTATTTTGTGGACTGTGCTGCTGATCTGGTCATTGAGGCTGTTTGCCTCTTCAATTATTTTGGAGGTCTTTGGCGAGTTGACAGTGTCGTTGTATTTCTTTTTGCTGACAACTCTGAGAGGCTTAAAGATAGATGTCAGCCGCGGCCCCTGCCAGTATTCTGCAAGAAATTCCGCCGCCTGGGCCGTTTGTGTTATCTGGTTCCTTAATTCCTTTTCACGGCTGGGTTTAGGAATAAGCTCTTCGTATTTTTTTGCAACCTGTGCCTGGTCACAGCTCAGAGTCTGTGCCAGACCGCTGTCCTGTAGTTTTTCCAGGACTTCGGATGCCATAGTTTTGTGGCAAAGAACCAGTATTTTGCTCATTTTGACAACTGACATTACTTATTCCTCAGCAAAATACACGTTAACTTTCTTTGGATAAAGAAGATACGAATTCGAGGACTTCGGAGACAGAATTTTCCATCTTTGCTTCAACCTGCTGCGATATCTCTTCGCACTTCTTTTTGGCTTGCTGCCGCATTTCTTCAGCCTGTTTAGCAGCCTCGTTCTGGGCCTTTAGCCGGCGGGATTCAATTATCTCTTTTCGTTCCGCTTCTTTTTCTGAGAGCTTTAGTTCCTGCTGGATCTGAGCCTTTTCAAGCTCCGATGCGGCATCCTCTTTGGCGTCTTTTATGATTTTTTTGGCATCTTCTTCTGCCTGTTTTATTCGTTTTACTAATTCCATAGTCCTGAAATTTTTATCTAAATATTTTTATATCTATGAAAACCGTATTTTCATAGAGAATTACAGAAATTATTATAACACATTGAAATTTATTTTCTAAGTTTAAGTGAAAAAAAAGATTTCAGGTCAAAGTTTTCAGCTATTGGCCCTTGCACGGCTCTCTTCCCGTCGTCTGCGACTTGAGAAATCGCCTGTAAATGAGCCGCTTTGTACTTAAACCATGCATTTAATTTTATTCCGCAATGATTTGTCGTCAAGAAATATATTCGTCTTTAAGGACGAAAAAACCTTTGCTGAAAGCCTTTTGAACACAATAAATCATAAGAAAATTTTAAAAATTAAAAAAAAATGTTTATTCTCCTTGACCTTTGCTGCGATATAAGTAATATTTCCAAACTCGTTTGCGAGACACTGTCTTTTGCAAACGTAAAGTTCTTTTACAAGTTAACAGTTGTACGTCAAATTAAGCGCCATGGAAGTGAGTCTTTCGGGGCACGGTTACGCAACACGCCGTCCCTGGGAGTATAGAAAACTAAAAACACAGGTGTGTTTTAAATTCTTGACACTTCCGTGCGTAGAAGTGTTGAGCCTAAAGTTGAGTGAGACTAATCCTCTCATTTAACGTCAATTTATAAGAACCGGATAATTTATTATCCGAGCCTATAAAGAATCAAATTGAAGAGTTTGATCCTGGCTCAGAACGAACGCTGGCGGCGTGGCTAAGACATGCAAGTCGAACGGTCTTTAGTTGAGAGTAATCGATTCTAAAGATAGTGGCGAAAGGATGAGTAACGGATAGGTAACCTGCCTTGTGCTCTGGGATAGCGTCTGAATGTTTACATTCTTCCGAAAGGGGCGGTAATACCGGATAATGTAGTATATTTAATGTATATTACCAAAGATTTATCAGCACATGAGGGGCCTATTCCCTATCAGCTAGTTGGTGAGGTAACGGCTCACCAAGGCGACGACGGGTAGCGGGACTGAGAGGTTGACCCGCCATATCGGGACTGAGACACTGCCCGGACCTCCACGGAGGGCTGCAGTAACGAATATTGGGCAATGGGCGAAAGCCTGACCCAGCGACGCCGCGTGCAGGACGAAGCCCCTCGGGGTGTAAACTGCTGTCAGGGATAAGTAAGACTGGTTTACCAGTTTGAACTGCCCCAGAGGAAGTCACGGCTAACTTCGTGCCAGCAGCCGCGGTAATACGAAGGTGGCAAGCGTTGTTCAGAATCACTGGGCTTAAAGCGTGCGTAGGCTGACATTCAGGTGTCCTTTGAAATCCCCCTGCTCAACAGGGGAATTGGGGGGCAAACCGGATGTCTTGAGGCCGGTAGGGGTGCCTGGAACTCTTGGTGGAGCGGTGGAATGCGTAGATATCAAGAGGAACGCCAGAGGAGAAATCGGGGCACTGGGCCGGACCTGACGCTGAGGTACGAAAGCATGGGTAGCGAACGGGATTAGATACCCCGGTAGTCCATGCCGTAAACGATGTGTACTAGACTGTTGTCAATCTGACTTGATGGCAGTCGCAGCAAAAGTGTTAAGTACACCGCCTGGGGAGTACGGTCGCAAGGCTAAAACTCAAAGGAATTGACGGGGGCTCACACAAGCGGTGGAGCATGTGGATTAATTCGAAGCAACGCGCAGAACCTTACCTGGGTTTGACATGTTTGTATGCCATTGTGGAAACACTCTAAGGCTGCCCTTCGGGGTGAAACTTACACAGGTGCTGCATGGCCGTCGTCAGCTCGTGTCGTGAGATGTTGGGTTAAGTCCTTAAACGAGCGAAACCCTTGCCGTTAGTTACCATCAGGTTATGCTGGGGACTCTAACGGGACTGCCGGTGTTAAACCGGAGGAAGGTGGGGATGACGTCAGGTCCTCATGGCCTTTATGCCCAGGGCTTCACACGTGCTACAATGGGCTGTACAGAGCGAAGCAAGACCGCGAGGTGGAGCAAATCGCACAAAGCAGTCCTCAGTTCGGATTGCAGGCTGACAACTCGCCTGCATGAAGTTGGAATCGCTAGTAATCGCGTATCAGCTATGACGCGGTGAATGTGTTCCTGAGCCTTGTACACACCGCCCGTCAAGTCACGGAAATCGGGAGCACCCGAAGTAGGCTTGCTAACCCGCTTGCGGGAAGCGGCTTCCTACGGTGAACTCGGTAACTGGGACTAAGTCGTAACAAGGTAGCCGTAGGGGAACCTGCGGCTGGATCACCTCCTTTCTAAGGATAATTATGGGGATGATGTTGAGCAATTGTGCTCTTTATAACATCTAAAAAACCCCAAATGTCAGCCATTTTCATGGTGCTTGACGACAACTGTTATTTGATAATTAAAAGCCCTCGAGCAGAAATGCCCGGGGGCTTTTTTTGTTGAGAGATGCTCAGTCTGATCAGACAGATCGGACTGATTGATCTGACGGGTCGCAAAGATCACATCCCTGCCTGCCCCAAATTCGGCGCGGAAATGGTGGTGCGGACCGCCAAACAGGGCGAAAACGCAGGCCGGACATTCTTCGGCTGCAGCAAGTATCCGGGGTGCAGGGGTACAGTAGAAATTGAGGGCTAAATTCAGATCGCAGCACAAGTTGTTTTGATGTTGCTGCTGTTTCGCAGGTGAAAAGTTAGATTTTCTACTCTCTACTTTCTACTATCAACTCTCTATCAAAATACCCCCAAGGGGACTCGAACCCCTGTTACCGGGATGAGAACCCGGCGTCCTAGGCCGCTAGACGATGGGGGCCTGGTACAACTGCCGGCGTGCAAGGCGTATGCCGGCGCTTATATTCAGAGAATAGCGGCGGGTGGATTTGAACCACCGACCTTAGGCTTATGAATCCCACGCTCTAACCAACTGAGCTACACCGCCGAAAGTCTCGAATAATACGAGACGCGTAATATTACCTATTGAATGCATGAGTTCAAGAAAAAATTTTCTTTTTTTTAATTCCAAAATCTGAAATAATTATTTCATCTGACGATTTATTTATGTAACCTTATTCAAGATAAAAGTTTATCCTTATACGGCTCGTCTGATAATGTGTATTTTTGTTCGTTTTCACTTGAAAACGGAATTGATCTGTATAGAATACTGCCGAGTCAATTTGTAAAAAAATATTTAAATCTAACGTAATCTATTAAATTATGGAGAAAACATGAAAAAGGCAGCATTCGCGGCAGTTACAATGCTTATGCTAACGTCTTGTAAAATTGCCTCCGCGGCCGAAACCGCCGCCCAGGCTTCACCCTCAAGAGCGGGCGATTTCGCCCCGTGGCTCGGTGTTGCAGCGGCCGTTCTGGCGCTGATTTTCGCACTGTTCTTCTACAGGAAGATGATGTCGGCTTCCGAGGGCACCGAACAGATGAAAACGATCGCAAACCACGTAAAAGACGGAGCTTACGCGTATCTCTACCGTCAGTACAGGGTGGTAGGCATCGTCTTTGCGATACTGTTCGTTATCTTCGCTATTCTGGCGTACATGGGTGTTCAGAACCCGTTTGTGCCGGTGGCGTTCCTTACAGGCGGCTTTTTCAGCGGCCTTTGCGGATTCCTCGGCATGAAAACGGCGACAAACGCCTCTGCCAGGACAGCGCAGGGTGCCAGCGAAGGCCTCAACCGCGGCTTGCAGGTCGCGTTCCGCTCGGGTGCGGTTATGGGTCTGGTCGTTGTGGGCTTTGGCCTGCTGGACATCGCACTGTGGTACCTGATCCTCGATAAGATTGTCTATACTGCCGGCAATATGGCCAACGGCCTCTCGTTCATGGGGCTTACGCTTGTTAAGGCCGGCATGGACGAGCATCATAAACTCGTTGAAATAACAACCACCATGATTACCTTCGGCATGGGTGCTTCGACACAGGCACTCTTCGCACGTGTCGGCGGCGGTATCTATACCAAGGCCGCGGACGTTGGTGCCGACCTTGTCGGCAAGGTAGAAGCCGGCATACCCGAAGATGACCCGCGTAACCCCGCAACTATCGCTGATAACGTAGGCGATAACGTCGGTGATGTTGCCGGCATGGGTGCTGACCTCTACGAGAGCTACTGCGGCTCGATCCTTGCAACCGCGGCGCTTGGAGCGGCTCTTTCGCCCTTGACAATTGAACATATGGGTGTTCAGAGCAGGGCGATGGTCGTGCTTGCCCCGATGGTCGTTGCGGCTATCGGAATTGTTCTCTCGATTATCGGCATCTTCATGGTAAAATGCAAGGAGGGAGCCACCCAGAAAAACCTGCTCAAGTCGCTGCTTGTGGGTACGCTGGGCAGCTCGGTATTTATTCTGATTGCTCTGGCGATCATGGCGGCTGTAAGCTGGATTTCCTGGGGCATATTCGGCTCGGTCGTGGTCGGCCTGTTTGCCGGCGTAATAATCGGCCAGATTACAGAATACTACACATCAGATGAATATAAGCCGACAAGAGGCATCGCCGGCCAGGCTGTAATGGGCCCGGCTACCACAATTATAGACGGTTTCGCCGTCGGTATGTATTCTACCGGATACTCCGTTGTAACAATCGTCGCCGGCATCATACTTGCCTTCGCATTCGCCGGCGGTTTCACGAATATCAGCTTAGGTCTTTACGGTATCGGTTTCGCCGCGGTCGGTATGCTCTCAACTCTGGGCATCACGCTTGCTACTGACGCGTACGGCCCGATAGCCGACAACGCCGGCGGAAATGCCGAAATGTGCGGCCTGGGCAAAGAGGTTCGCGAGCGTACCGACGCTCTTGATTCACTCGGCAATACCACTGCCGCTACGGGCAAAGGCTTTGCGATAGGCTCTGCCGCTCTGACGGCGATGGCACTGCTTGCCGCGTATCTCGAAGAGGTTAGAATCTGGGTTACACGGCTTGCAACTGAAGCCGAGGACAAGGTTTACCAGGTTGGGGACAAGGTTTTCAGCGCTGACGGCAGCATCGAGGGAACAATAAACGCTGCGGCGGCACCTATAACCGATTTTGTAAGCGCCTATGATTTGACAATCATGAATCCAAAACTCATCGGCGGGTTGTTTATCGGTGCTATGATGGCGTTTGTATTCTGCGCTTTGACCATGAAGGCCGTCGGCAGGGCTGCCGGTTCGATGGTCGAAGAAGTCCGCCGCCAGTTCAAAGAGATCAAAGGCATCATGGACGGCTCGGGTACTCCCGATTATGCCCGCTGTGTCGAGATTTCAACTGCCGGAGCTCAGCGTGAAATGATACTGCCGTCGCTGCTGGCGATAATCGTTCCGGTTGCGGTCGGGCTGCTGCTGGGTGTTGCCGGTGTTTTGGGACTGCTTGCAGGCGGTCTGACGGCCGGTTTTGTTCTTGCTATCACACTCAACAACGCCGGCGGGGCGTGGGATAATGCCAAAAAGTACATCGAACGCGGCGCACACGGCGGCAAAGGCTCAGAAGCTCACAAGGCCAGCGTTGTAGGCGATACAGTCGGCGATCCTTTCAAGGAT
Proteins encoded:
- a CDS encoding V-type ATP synthase subunit F translates to MTDANTKNNAAVIGSRDFVMPFSALGLETYPVEPDTDEPAEKARQILEAKYSLVVVAENIAEQTREIFEEIQKDPLPCVVVVPFTTEPEGYSQKQLGRLLKMATGIDILQE
- a CDS encoding V0D/AC39 family V-type ATPase subunit; the encoded protein is MNSLPETFGILNYPEIGSEDWRYTFAASQVRGMETSSLPASVLNDMANARDFKSAAELLSGTHYQVSSGINNLKELEDVLIARRDYVRGTFEKLCVDNNLSLYCRTLTDFTNLRLVLRRIVNDKPAGSDYAPGGNISAENFEPIFEQEDFFELPEHVKLAAENAILAYYEEKDIRRIDNVIDKAIAQYQIDLALKINSVFLMSLTRLKTDLDNIRTLLRQKAAETLDEKLFIENGFVDSDLFKHALDLGEEQFASVFMPTPYERLVEKGVEYYSKHDSFNLLEALCEKHIGAFLEQALLVTAGEQPLIAWLWKQQQEIRYVRMILTAKRNMLDSGTILERLGNKND
- a CDS encoding sodium-translocating pyrophosphatase, which gives rise to MKKAAFAAVTMLMLTSCKIASAAETAAQASPSRAGDFAPWLGVAAAVLALIFALFFYRKMMSASEGTEQMKTIANHVKDGAYAYLYRQYRVVGIVFAILFVIFAILAYMGVQNPFVPVAFLTGGFFSGLCGFLGMKTATNASARTAQGASEGLNRGLQVAFRSGAVMGLVVVGFGLLDIALWYLILDKIVYTAGNMANGLSFMGLTLVKAGMDEHHKLVEITTTMITFGMGASTQALFARVGGGIYTKAADVGADLVGKVEAGIPEDDPRNPATIADNVGDNVGDVAGMGADLYESYCGSILATAALGAALSPLTIEHMGVQSRAMVVLAPMVVAAIGIVLSIIGIFMVKCKEGATQKNLLKSLLVGTLGSSVFILIALAIMAAVSWISWGIFGSVVVGLFAGVIIGQITEYYTSDEYKPTRGIAGQAVMGPATTIIDGFAVGMYSTGYSVVTIVAGIILAFAFAGGFTNISLGLYGIGFAAVGMLSTLGITLATDAYGPIADNAGGNAEMCGLGKEVRERTDALDSLGNTTAATGKGFAIGSAALTAMALLAAYLEEVRIWVTRLATEAEDKVYQVGDKVFSADGSIEGTINAAAAPITDFVSAYDLTIMNPKLIGGLFIGAMMAFVFCALTMKAVGRAAGSMVEEVRRQFKEIKGIMDGSGTPDYARCVEISTAGAQREMILPSLLAIIVPVAVGLLLGVAGVLGLLAGGLTAGFVLAITLNNAGGAWDNAKKYIERGAHGGKGSEAHKASVVGDTVGDPFKDTSGPSLNILIKLMTMVSVVFSGVIVKYGTQIAELFGMN
- a CDS encoding V-type ATP synthase subunit K; amino-acid sequence: MELGLAIAFIGVAISVFLAGTGSSIGIGAAGRAAAGVLTEKPERYVTNLILVALPSTQGIYGLVGAFFIMFNLGAFAGEMVMISWYDGIIILAAGVAMGFSGLFSGIHQGRVCAAGIQMAAKRPEMSIKAGVMYAVMVELYALFGLVIQIVMVLKGVNWAAYTG
- a CDS encoding V-type ATP synthase subunit I, with the protein product MSVVKMSKILVLCHKTMASEVLEKLQDSGLAQTLSCDQAQVAKKYEELIPKPSREKELRNQITQTAQAAEFLAEYWQGPRLTSIFKPLRVVSKKKYNDTVNSPKTSKIIEEANSLNDQISSTVHKINECGEHIAYLEPWENLKEPVETFTKLEHFFAFPAQISKRHMKTALKLCDELGCAFEEVSSENNIVSGIFAGPADKNDELHKNLRALDYNQVFFEGKKGTIEKLTNEILNEQAKSEVKLGKLKNQAQELAKELLDVQIYYDYLSNRLARAQTHQNLPVSEKVYFIEGWTRKKDFEKLEAMLNSFDGCTVSEIEPAKGEEPPIEIENKRLIEPFEVVTKLYGMPHYLEMDPTVLLAPFFALFFALCLTDAGYGLIMVALFIWLIRKMQMNKKFIILMLMCSVLTVFAGAVTGGWFGSSLMDLAVKYEITWLSSAITSITWFEPLSDPMKFMTISVALGVIQIMFGLCCGFVNALRREGLWAAVCDRLSWIVLIGSLICIALTFAGILPKSAAALMKVLAAVSAVWIFLFSHREGGITARLCMGGYNLFTAVFYIGDILSYLRLMALGMATGGIALAVNIIASIISDVPYAGPVLAILVLIGGHLFNMAQSSLGAFVHSMRLQFVEYYPKFFNGGGEEFTPFKNQYKFIHITETESI
- a CDS encoding topoisomerase DNA-binding C4 zinc finger domain-containing protein, translated to MLSLIRQIGLIDLTGRKDHIPACPKFGAEMVVRTAKQGENAGRTFFGCSKYPGCRGTVEIEG
- a CDS encoding V-type ATP synthase subunit E; translated protein: MTMDAEKIIKKILDEARAEAEKIMQENSKELESMKEKYAAQIEQYKSETEDIAEKRAAEKKRQMLASGRIDAARMILKAKRDGIDQVFSAALEELKNMDKDKYLEMIGSFVKAARPQGDCEMIIGKEEKRINEDFIKDINAQIESAKITLRDKKAGIAGGFILAKGGVRTNVSFEVLMQAAREKLEPKLAGELFS